The region CGGAAGAGTCGTACCCGGGCTAACTCCCAGCCCGAGAACTCGGCCTGGATCGCCAACTGCGCCGCTGCGGTCATCCGATCGACGTTGGGTGGTAGCCGCAGCGGCGCGTATTCGTAGTCCATGCCGCTATCCTGCCCACCGCTGGCGAGCGGCACCAGTCCTTCTGTCAGGGCAAAACTGGACGATGCTCACCTATCGCAGGGCTTACCCGTCCCGCTCGGGATAGCCGACCGGCACCGCCGACACGTCGTCCAGGGCCCGGGAGATCTCGGCCGGCAGCGTCATCTGTTCGACCTGCAACGCGCCGAGGAGTTGCCCCACCGTACGGGCACCGAGGATCGGGGCGACCACCCCTGGCCGGTCCCGCACCCAGGCGAGGGCGACCTCCAGCGGGGAGACGCCCAGTCCGCCGGCGGCCGTGGCGACCGCCTCCACGATGCTGGAGCAGCGCGGCTCCAGGTAACCGGCGACGAAGCGCTCGAAGTGCGGCGAGGCGGCGCGCGAGTCAGCCGGCCGGCCGTGCCGGTACTTGCCGGTGAGCACTCCACGGCCCAGCGGCGACCAGGGGAGCACCCCCAGGCCCAGGTCCGCGCAGGCGGGCAGCACCTCCCGCTCGATCCCTCGTTCGAGCAGGGAGTACTCCACCTGAGTGGCGACCACCGGTGCCCGACCGGGGAATGCGGCCTGCCAGGTGGCCGCCCGGGCGGTCTGCCAGCCGGAGAAGTTCGACACCCCCACGTAGCGGACCCGTCCGCTGGCCACCGCGTGGTCCAGTGTTGCCAGGGTCTCCTCCAGCGGAGTGTCCGGGTCGTAGCCGTGGACCTGCCACAGGTCGACGTGGTCGGTGCCGAGCCGACGCAGTGACGCGTCGAGGGTGCGCAGCAGGTGGCCCCGTGAGCCGTCCCGCCGCCGGGCGGGGCCCGGCCGGAGCCCGGCCTTGGTGGCGATCAGCAGGTCATCCCGGGGCGCCAGGGCACCCACCAGAGACCCGAGTACGGACTCCGCCTCACCGTCGCTGTAGACGTCGGCGGTGTCGACCAGATTGCCCCCTGCGTCCAGAAAACTCCTCAGCTGGGCGGCCGCGTCGTCGGCGTCGGTGTCCCGTCCCCAGGTCATGGTGCCGAGTCCGAGCCGCGAAACCGCCAGCCCGCTTCGGCCGAGCGGTCGTTGTTGCATGGGTGAACCTTATTCAGCCGGAGCCCTCAGCGACATCCGCGCTCCCGCTGAACTGGGCCGGTTCGCATGCTTCGTCGGACATCGGACCATACTCGGCGGATCCGACCGGCCGTCAGGCGAGCATTTGTGATTGCGTAACCTGGATCGACCGGCGGATCGGGAGGTCTCATGCGACTCGGGCTCAGTCTCGGCTATCAGACGGCGTGGAGCACTCCCGCCGACCACCTGGCTCTCGCGCAGGAGGCCGACCGGCTCGGCTACTCGGTGGTGTGGGCCGCCGAGGCGTACGGCTCGGACTCGCCGAGCATGCTCGCCTGGCTGGCCGGGCAGACGCAACGGATCGACGTGGGTAGCGCGGTGATGCAGATCCCGGCCCGTACGCCCGCGGCCACCGCG is a window of Micromonospora polyrhachis DNA encoding:
- a CDS encoding DUF5703 family protein → MDYEYAPLRLPPNVDRMTAAAQLAIQAEFSGWELARVRLFRDGTRQVVLRRRLVNKSQPGLSY
- a CDS encoding aldo/keto reductase; amino-acid sequence: MQQRPLGRSGLAVSRLGLGTMTWGRDTDADDAAAQLRSFLDAGGNLVDTADVYSDGEAESVLGSLVGALAPRDDLLIATKAGLRPGPARRRDGSRGHLLRTLDASLRRLGTDHVDLWQVHGYDPDTPLEETLATLDHAVASGRVRYVGVSNFSGWQTARAATWQAAFPGRAPVVATQVEYSLLERGIEREVLPACADLGLGVLPWSPLGRGVLTGKYRHGRPADSRAASPHFERFVAGYLEPRCSSIVEAVATAAGGLGVSPLEVALAWVRDRPGVVAPILGARTVGQLLGALQVEQMTLPAEISRALDDVSAVPVGYPERDG